gcagcatTCTGAGAGCAGCATCTGAGGAGCTGTGCACATAGTTTTACTTGGTTTTGGTACAGCATCACACTGTGTCCCACATCATCCTTACAGATAGgctcaggagatgtggcataGACAGCTGGTCTGTAAGGTGGACTGAAAACTGGCTGCACAACAGAGGtcagtactctgcactggttagaccacatgttgagtactgtgttcagttctgggccccccagtttagaagggacgttgagatgcttgagcgtgtccagagaagggcgacgaggctggtgagaggccttgagcacagccctacgaggagaggctgagggagctggaactgtttagcctggagaagaggaggctcaggggtgaccttattgctgtctacaactacctgaggagtagttgtggccagggggaggttgctttcttctctcaggtggccagcaccagaacaagaggacacagcctcaggctgtgccaggggagatttaggcttgaggtgaggagaaagttcttcactgagagagtcattggacactggaatgggctgcccggggaggtggtggagtcaccgtccctggggcagttcaaggcaaggttggacgtggcacttggtgctatggtctaggcttgagctctgtggtaaaggcttggacttgatgatctgtgaggtctcttgcaaccctgatgatactgtgatactgtgtaatcAGTGGCACAGAATCAAGTTGGAGCCCTGTAGCCAGTgttgttccccagggatcagtagtgggtccagttttgttcaatatctttatcaatgacctaaatgagggcattgagtgtaccctcaacaagttcactgatgatacaaaactgggggtGTGTGGTGGCTGACagcccatcaggctgtgctgccatccgaTGAGATCTGAACAGGCTGGACATCTGGGTGAAGGCAAgcacctgaacaggctggaccTCTGGGTGAAGGCAAGccttatgaagttcaataaggacaactGCAAGGTCctccatctggggaggaataacaacaggcaccagtacaggctaggGACTGctctgatggaaagcagctccctggaaaaagaccttggagtcctggtggacagcaagttctgcatggagcagcaatgtgcccttgtggccaagagagccaatggcatcttgggtgTATCTGGCAAAGTGTGTCCAGAAGGTCTAGGCAGGCTCTtccccacctctgctctgcccttgtgagaccatatctggaatactgtgttcagttttggactccccagttcaggaggtaCAGGGAtcagctggagagggtccaaaaGAGatccatgaggatgactgggggtgTTGGGTATCTCCGCTatgaagagactgagagacctggggctgtttagtttggaaaagactgaGGGGATCTTATCGATagatacaaatatctgaggggtgggtgtcaagtggatggggccaatctcttttttctggtcagcagcaataggaAAAGGAGGCacggctacaaattggaacacagcaggtttcacctcaacatgaggagaatccAGTGGGAGTGACAGAGTACCAGAACAGGCTacgcagagaggttgtggagtctcttcttctggagactttcaaaacctgcttggatacattcctgtgcaaactaccctaggggatcttaggcagggaagttggacttgatgatctctggagttcccttccaacctctaaagttctgtcattctgtgattctgtgtgtatgCACAAAGCAGGTATCAGCAGGTATAAACTTGGGCAAATGCAAGCAAAAATGTTCAGCTTTTCTGAAGAGGGCAGATACCTTTGGTGCTTAAAATGTCTTGTATATATGATATAATATGACTTTAAAATAATAACCTTATAGCTGGAAAATTAAGTTTGCTTCCAAATTTTGTTTTTCAGCTTTATTCACAGTTGAAGCTCCCCAGTCACTCTACATTGTAGAACATGGAAACAATGTGACTATGGAATGCACATTTCCTGTGAATGGGAAATTAAAGTTTAGTGATTTGAATGTCAGCTGGGAAAAGAAAGATGAATCAAAGAAGCAAGTATATGTACTTATCAAAGGGCAGGAAGACTTAAAAAATCAAGACAGTGACTTCAAGGGCAGAACAAAATTGTTGAAGGAGAATCTGAATTTGGGACAGTCTCTCCTTCAGATCACTGATGtgaagctcagagatgcagggGTTTACCACTGTATTATCGGCTATGGGGGAGCTGACTACAAGACAATCAATCTGAAAGTTAATGGTGAGTGCACTGCTTCAGGAAGTTCAGCGTTATCTGGAACTGTTAAAAGATTTGCGAGGAGGGCCTGAAGTAAGACGTGTCTTGGTTAGCATTTCAAGAAACCTCTCCAGAGACAGGAGCTGCCTCATAGCCCTTGTACAGCTGTAtatctttgtgtttccagttaGGGTGAATCTGTGTTCTGTCCTTATTTCTCATAATGACTTTCAAAGGATGGTGTTGCAAAACCATTTTGCACAGGACAAACACCAGAAAGCTAATGCAATTTTCTAAACAGCATCAAAATTGTAACAAATCCTGTACCTGCAGTTACTATGAAGAGatacaagaggaggctcaggggtgatcttattactgtccacaactacctgaagggacattgtagccaggtggggggtggcctcttctcccaggcaaccagcaatagaacaaggggacacagtctcaagttgtgccagggtaggtataggctggatattaggaagaagttcttcccagagagagtgatttcccattggaatgggctgcccagggaggtggtggaggcaccgtctctggggatcttcaagaaaagcctggatgaggcacttagtgccatggtctagttgattggatagggctgggtgctaggttgggctggatgatcttggaggtctcttccaacctggttgattctatgattctatgttccttACAAAGTCCAAGCAGATGTACAGAAGCTTTACCTAGGGgctggggagaaagaaaagtgcAACTCTACTAGCTTCTTTGTAGTAATAATTTCTTCTTCCACTTGTTTAGCTCCTTATAGAACTATTACCCAAGGAACAGTGAGAACAGGAAACAACGAATGGAAGTTGACATGTCGTTCAGAAGGATACCCACGAGCAGAAGTGATATGGCAAAACAGAGAACATGAAGATTTGACTGATAAGGCAAACACAAGCTACGAAACTGGAAGTGATCAGCTGTATTACGTGACAAGTACCCTTACAGTCAAAAGTAGAACTAATGAGGTTTTCTACTGTATATTCTGGAATAAAGAGCTGCAAGAAAATACGACTGCCATTTTACACACATCAGGTAGCATTTCTGTGTTTGATTTAGTGTAATACACTTCAAGGTACTATGTCATTTTGTCCCAGCTAAATCAGCTGTGATACCTTTCTCTTTCCTATCTAATTTTGAAACAGCTTAGAAGAAATACCTGTGTTGTTAAGTTTCACTGTTAGTGTACGCTCCCACCATACTGACATGTTCCTTGTGCACGTATGGATGGAATTCAAGTACAGGAATGGTTTGAGCATATTTAAATCTTAACAAATTGTACACAGATTTTTAGTTGTttggtgttgggtttgtttgggttttgtgtttgttgggggtttttgtttgtttgtttgttttttgttgttgttgtcattgATTCTGGATTGAAGAAAGGTGCATGAATGGAGAAGACCAATACAATCCCACTAGACCTTTTAATTGGGCATAAACTttactgcttttgcttttggttACTCTTGTAAATTCTGCATTGCATCATGATACTTTTCAAGCCAGATGGGAGGACTGACCCAACTCAAAAATAGTACTTATCAGACTGTTAGTCAGATAATTTTCCTGTTCCTCTTCACTAAACAGTATTTAAAATGCCTGTACTGGCACACTTTGGAACTGACAAGGTTTGGAAACAGGCAGCTGAGAATGAGAATGCCAAGTCATCCTTTCAAGAAGTGGTGACGGTGCAAGTTTGTTTTTAACAGGAAATACCTCTGAGATTCAAGGACGTCACTGATCCTTTGCATTCAGAACTTTGCCATATCTGGGGGAATCTCTGCTCTCTATCTCAATCAGCTCTTTCCTGTAGTTCTGCCAGGAAACTAAATTAAATACAGCACTTTGGTGACAAACAAGATTTGTGATGGGAATCACAGGCAGTAGTATCACATGAAGTGCAGGAAGCAAAGATAAATGTGAATgtgctttactttttttttcccttttattggGATAAGATTTGGCAAAGTCCAGCATCATCACCTGACCATAAACACATttgaaaatgaaagggaaagagaTAAGCTTATGCAACTATGTAATGCCTTTCTCAactatttttttcttgaagatTCAGCTGATGGTGTCCTGTGGACTGAGAGCAGACGCTTTGTTGGAGCATTTCTCATCATGACTGCTTTCTTTGGATCAGTGCTTCTGTCTATATTCTGCATAAGAAAAGGTACTTATTTATTTTAGTGTATCTCAGTTGTTACCCATCTGTTCTGTTAATTCATCCTTGAAGATGTGGAATAAGGTAATAAAAATCTGCCTTAGGTATTTCATGCTGAAACCACTAATTTTTTTACcatattatttatttattttcctttgtctGACATAGTTAAATACCAGCACATTTGCAGAGTGGAGCAGGTTGTCAGCCCCTCAAAAATCACTTATCCATGCATTTCTATTATTTTTATGTAGAGATAATGATGAAGAGCAGTAACTGTCCAATCTGCTCAAACATCAAAGCACAGTTTATGCATCTACCAGAAATGGAAGTTTTGATCAAAAAAGTCCTTTTTTTGATTGAGGACCAGAATTCAAGTTGCACATAGAGGCACTGAAGTTTTCtcagtttttatttttcctatgttctctaaaaaaaaaaaaaaaacaacactgaaCTTTGAGCACACTTTTAAAAAGTGATCTAACTGCTATTAATCCTACATATGCATCTTTACTCTGGTTAAAGCACCATAAAAAACAGTGGACTGTATATGAAGTGGTGAATCCAAGATTTTGAGTCTGGAAGACTTTTTCTCAAAGTAGgaccctcaggaccaccaagtccaacctataaccctactctacaagattcaccttaaaccatatccctaagcaccacatccaaatgagccttaaacacatccagggttggtgattcaaccacctccctggatagATCATtctagtgcctgaccactctctctccTGTGTAGATGATTATGTATATACCTGTCATAATGTAGATGATCGTAATTACTATGTTGCatataaatacacacacacacatacatatgtatgtacatacatatatatgtatatacatatgtgcaaatatatatatatatacacatatatgtacatgtatgtgtgtatatttaTGGACATGCACATGATAAACTacaagttctgggcccctcaattcaagaaggatgttgaggtgctggaatgtgtccagagaagggcaacaaggctggtgaaggacctggaacacaaaccctatgaggagaggctgagggagctggggttgtttagcctggagaagaggaagctcaggagtgacctcattgctgtctacaactgcctgaagggaggttgtagccagctaggggttggtctcttctcccaggcaaccagcaacagaacaaggggacacagtctcaagtcgtgctgagggaggtaaaggctggatgttaggaggaagttcttcccagagagagtgatttcccattggaatgggctgcccagggaggtggtggaggcaccgtcccttgaggtcttcatgAAAAGAcaggacgaggcacttagtgccatgctctagatgactggatagggctgggtgctaggttggactggatgctcttggaggtctcttccaacctggttgattctatgattctatgattcagaaacTAAGGTAGTAGCCACAGGTTTACCTTTTAAAATCCAAGCTGTCCTAGACAGCCATACAAGTGATTCTTTGCAACTGGAAGCTCCCTAGAGTATgggcattttttccccctcaaaaaGCACTGAAAAAGTGATCCCCTTCTTGTCTCCTATTGCCCAATACATATTTATATTTTTGGTGCAAATATACATTGAAAAACTAATATACAATGGAAAACCATTTGAACAAGTATTTTCCATTGATATTAGTGTGTTTCAGTGAAGTTCTGGCTTAAAAATGAGGAATGGAAGTCAGAAATTGACATACTCATACTAGGGGCACTGAAGAAAGCATTTTACAGGCTTTGAGGAAATGCATGTTGGAGAACCAAGAATTACAGTTATACTAAGTGTGTCCTTAGTGCCAGTGTGCCTAAGCTGTCATCATCTCTGAAAAAAGGGGcattctgttttattttttgtttttctcccttgttttctttcagctAGAGCGAATAAGGACTGCAGAACACCTGTGGCTAGTTCATCAATAGCAGGTGTGTATGTATGAGATATATCTAGCTCATTGTGATTCTTGTGGAAATCATCACTTGagaattttctttttacagtaaCAACCAAATGCAGATTTACATTAAACATTCATTTTGCTTTTTAGTTTtaatttttcatagaatcatagaattgtataggctagaaaagacctttaagatcatggagtccaactgttaacctaaGACTGCCAAGTCCATCACTAACCCATGTCTTTAAGTGACACATCTACTttaggtttgtttgggtttttttttaatacatccCTGCATGTATTTAGCATTTATTAGATAACAACTGTACTTTTCATTACGATGTCAGCCTCCTGAAAGGAAAACCAGAAGGATAAGCATACctgtttcctgagcaggtgcaaCCTTAATATGCACAAGAAAAGAACAGAGTGGTGTGCTGTTTTTTGGAAAGTCTGTGATAGAATGGTACATGTTCCCCCTGAAACATATAACCCAGGATGGGAGCAAATCCTGGTGTGCAAACTCTATATTGCAGTCTGAGTCACACtaatgtgattctgtgttttctccagtcTTAGAGCAGGCACTTGAGGTACTTTGTCACAAGATTGAGAACTAGAGGGTTTGGCTTTATGTCCTAtagcattttctttttcttcacaaGGAGATACTGATGCTATTAGGCATGAGCAAAGCTCTGCAATGGCCAATATCACTGTGACAGTGAGGAAAGAGTGGTGAGAATTCATGTTTACAGCAGCAGAGATTCAAATACTTCAGCCTCCTCATGATGGGTTATGATTCTTGTTTTTCATATCTGTTGGATGGTTTTATGTGGAGACTACTTCAAATTAAACTGCTATATGAAATTTTTTTTCATACTGGCAGTTGGAGTTTTTCTTAAGAAAACCTCTCGTGAGAATACTTGCCCAAGAGGGGCACAACATTTGGTACTCATCTCCAGATCTGTGTTTAAGTCACGTAGTTCCTGGATGCCCTGAGTTAGTAGGTTTTTTCATATAGTGATAAATCTTTATCAAGTTTAAGCTATGCTGATTGTTATCTGTATGTATGTCATTTGTTTAAAGGGCTGTCCAAACATAAGGATATGTATGACTGCAGGGTTGCTTCTATTGAAGAAAAAGAGCTGAAGTGTAAGTATAAACAATTCATGGCTGGTTTATTTAGCCTGTTGCTTCATCAGACAGAACCTTCAGGAGAAGTGTAGCCTTCCATTCTTTGTCTTACAAACTCACTGTCATTGTGTACTTGGAGTTAAATCTACATTTAAAAAGATTAAGAAAATCCATACAAAGGAAACTGTGATGTGGGATATATAACAGCCCTCTAGCTTGCACTTTTTCACACATCCACAGAGTGGTAGGAGCTGCAAGGGAACTCTAGGCATCATGTAGTCTACTCCTCCACCCACAATAAAGCAGGTCCACCTAGATAagcttgcacaggaacacattcaggcacaTTCtgtaagtctccagagaaagaagcTCCAGAAGCTgactgggcatcctgttccagtcctcCTTCACCCACAGAgtaaagtttctccttgtgtttaggtggaatttcctgtgtcaCAGCTTATGCCCGCtgcccttctgttgctgggcaccactgaaaagagtggCCATATCCTCCTGACACGTGGTTAATTTGTTGAGTACCAGGTCCGTCTCTGTGGTGatgtttccagcaggtcaatatTTAACCTGCGTTGGTGCAAGCACACCTGTACTTGCTGCAGAAacagctgtcccagcagctgaaGAAGTGGTGATGGCTAAGAGATGTCTCAAgctgtgagactgtgtctcAGCAAAGCAAGAAAATAAATGTCCAGATCTCTGAAAGCTCTGAAGCGTACTGTGGTTTTGAACAGAGGGAAAAGTTCCTGAGGTTTTTCTTTCATGTGCTTGCTGACTTCTGAAGTATCAAACTCTCTCCCTGCTACACCTTAGTGCAGTAAACATGAACAAATGAAAGACTGCTGGTCTTGCAGTCATAGATCTCCAAGCCAAAACATCAGGACCTGGGGATATGCTACTAGGGTTACTGACAGATGGAGCACTGAATGTGTTTGGAAAACTTCAAAAGAAAAATTGAAAACAATGGGAGACTTCAGCCACAGCAGATTCAATGTATTTGCTAAAAAGCAACTTCCACCAGTGTGTTTGAACTACCAATTTACTTCCTCCCATGATCATAACATTTTTTGTTTCATCTTTAAATTAATTTTGATTTAGGTGTTAAATTTTTACAATTAAAGAGGAAATTTTGATACTTCTCATCTCTAGGAAAGAATCCTAAAGCTGTGGAATGTTCTGTGACTTTtgtaatttgatttttttttccatattatTCTTCCTTTTACAGACATGCAAATTGAGAAGACCTAGAGAAATCAGGGGAAGCTTTTTCATGTGTGGTGAAGATTCGACGGCTCagatgctctgtgctgtgtctaTTAAGGGGATACTCTTGTTGTCGTTTGTtcatttctttgtttgtttgtttgttttctatgATGACAATCTTCTGTATCACTGTAAGTCTGGAAAAATGACAATGCAGATAATAGAGTTATTATAGCATAAAAAAATCCCTTGGATTCAGTTGTCTGTATGTGTGGCTAGGTATGCTAGCATTTATTTAAATATCCTGGTGTCTGCTTTTTCGAGATTTCAAAGACACTTTCAGCACTTTCAAAGACATATTTCAGTGAAAGtatctttaaaataaaaaactTTGGGTCTATGACCATCATGAGCTTGATAGCTACCTCTTCAACAAGCTATCATCTGggctttcttttcatttctctctctctctctctctctctctttttttttttttttttaagcacttcAGCTTACAGTTCCTGGCAGAGGTTTTGCTTTCCAGCTTTTGAAAGTTTTGCTCAAAATTCGATCCTGACAAAAGATAAGGGTGCAACATGACAAGTTGTCACACAGGGAGCGTGTTTTCTGTGCTTATCATAGACCTTAAGAATATCAGATTCTCACAACTAAGCCTGAAATAGATTCTGTAACCCTCTTGACAACAATGGTTTGGAAATGCTAAGCTtctggatttctttctctgaaaaAGTGTTTTGTGGATTTAATTTTCTTGTGGCACTGCTGGGTTTACTGCTCCTTACTATTCTGATTTACCATTTGCTGGTAAACACAACTGTTTGTACATTCAAGAACACCACCTCAGGATTTGGACTGGCTTTTGTTCAGAACAGGACAGAACATTCTCTCTTCTCAGACATGAAATACATGCTCATGAGATTACCTCAGAAATGCTGAGGGAACACACTCCTGGATGCCATTTCTTAGACTATTTCTCTGTTACATTTTCCTAGGTGTGTGGCTTTTTGAGGGGGTCATACTCAGATTTTATTTATTGTAATGTCAttcactttttatttttttttaataaaatatcttttattgtgtcttcttcctgctctctttGAAATGTCATTGAGTAGCATTGGCACTACATACAATTTTCCTGTGAGAATCAGGTGTCTAAGATTTAAATGTAGAATAGTGTCTACATCCATGTCATCCCTCTAAGGAGTCTTATGAAAAAGAGACAATGGAGAGATGGAATCTCATTGGACTCAGGTTTTGATATTCAGCTGAAAATATACAAGTCTGTTATGCAGTCCTAAGGATGCAAATTCAGCCCTCATCCCAGGGTTTCACTGCTAGCTCATATTTGATCTATATGATGTGCAGTCTGCtaatacatctcagtaagctaCCCTATGTAGTAGGATAGAGAAACATGTCTCATAACCATAACAGAGTAGGTTGAACTCAATAAACTTAAATAAAGTAGTGACTATAAGGTGATTTCCTTAATTTGCTGCAGAGCCTACCATTTGATCCTTCAAAGATGCTACTTGAACTTGAACACCACCTCCCACTTTCCAACATACTCTTTGGGGCCACAATCTGGGTGTCACTGAAGGCAATAGCCATTTTTTAATTATTGCTGGAGTTCA
Above is a window of Pogoniulus pusillus isolate bPogPus1 chromosome Z, bPogPus1.pri, whole genome shotgun sequence DNA encoding:
- the LOC135173277 gene encoding programmed cell death 1 ligand 1-like, with protein sequence MEKPLISYMFLFHWHFLNALFTVEAPQSLYIVEHGNNVTMECTFPVNGKLKFSDLNVSWEKKDESKKQVYVLIKGQEDLKNQDSDFKGRTKLLKENLNLGQSLLQITDVKLRDAGVYHCIIGYGGADYKTINLKVNAPYRTITQGTVRTGNNEWKLTCRSEGYPRAEVIWQNREHEDLTDKANTSYETGSDQLYYVTSTLTVKSRTNEVFYCIFWNKELQENTTAILHTSDSADGVLWTESRRFVGAFLIMTAFFGSVLLSIFCIRKARANKDCRTPVASSSIAGLSKHKDMYDCRVASIEEKELKYMQIEKT